The nucleotide window GGGTTTTGGTCCTCGGTGGAGGGGTGCTTGGAAGGGCGATAGCCGAGGCCTTGATGGGAGAGTTCGATGTAACTGTCGTTGAGAAGGATAGCATTAGGGCCCAAACCCTCGCTGAAAGTGGTCTCCAAGTAGTTCAGGGTGACTTTTCCTATACTGCCACTCTTTTGAAGGCTCATATTGAGAAAGCCGACTTAATAATAATCACGACCTCTGACATTCAAACGATAGCGAAGACCCTTCACGTGATAAAGTCAAACAACAAAAATGCCTCAACACTCGTGATACTTCCAGAAGATAAATCAATAGAGGACATTGAGTCCATACTAAAAGAGGAATATGAGATGGAAGTTAAAGTTGACTACATAATAAACCCAAGAACTGCCATAATAAAAGCAGTAGTTGAAACGGTAGAGAAGATCGGAGAAAAGAAAAATGCATTTAAACTCCTTCAAAAGTTAAATGAAATAAAGGAAAGAACTGATAGTCTTCTTATCGTCATGCATGATAATCCCGATCCGGACTCAATGGCAAGTGCTTCGGCCCTTGCTGTTATAGCTCAAAGCGTTGGTTTAAGGCCTCAGATAGTTTACGGCGGAGATATAACCCATCATCAGAATAGGGCAATGGTAAATGTCTTGGGAATGGAGTTCAAGAAGGTGTTAAGGGGAAGTTACGAGATTAAGAGATACGATGCTATAGCGATAGTGGATGCCCAACCAAACGGCAACATTACGATTCTTGATGATGACGATTTAAAGAGGGTCGAGATAATAGTTGATCACCACCAAATACTCCAGAATCTGAGGGAAAAGCTATCTCCGAACTGTTTTGTCGACATAAGGACGGACGTGAATGCCACGTCTTCAATAATGGTTGAGTACCTTAAAGCACTTGAAATTCCAATAACTGACACTTTAGCAACGGCCCTCTTCTATGGAATGTACATAGACACGAAGAAGTTCTCGAAGTTAAGCAGGGTTGATATAAGTGCCATAGAATTCCTAACTGGGAAAGTTAACTACGAGTTGCTGGATAAGATTGAGTTTCCAGATATAAGCACGGAAACAGCTGAAATACTTGCGAGGGCCATCCTAAACAGGAAGATGTACAAGAATGTGATAATAAGCAACGTCGGCTTTATAGCCAATAGGGATGCAATAGCTGAGGCAGCTGATTTCCTGTTAAGGCTCGAAGGAATAACTACCGTTTTGGTGTTTGGAATAGTTGATGATAGGATAGAGATCTCAGCTAGGACTAGAGATGTTAGGGTGAACATAGGTAAGGTCATGAAAGAGGCCTTTGGTGAGATAGGTAGCGGAGGAGGCCACGCTCAGATGGGCGGAGCTAGGATACCCCTTGGAATATTCAAGCTAGCAAAAGATAAGACGTCCTTGCTGAGACTCGTCGAAGAGGCAATAACTGAGAAGTTCCTTGAAGCCCTTGGCATGAAGGAGGTAACATAGCGTGAAAATCCTCCTCGTGACGGGTAGGCTAGCTGAACCTCTCGTCAGGAAGTACGGAAAGGGTTGTGATGTTTTTGTGGCTCCTGTTACAGTCGCTGCATTTTTAACCCCAAGAATGATAGCGGACTTCCTTGAAAAGGCGGGCGTAAAAGGTTACGACATGATTCTCATCCCAGGGCTTGTAAGGGGTTCCACGGAGGTGATAGAGGAGAGGATTGGAATACCAACGTTTAAAGGCCCTAGAAATGCCGTTGATTTACCTGTGGTTCTTAAAGCAATCAAGCAAGGATTTAAGCTTAGCAAGGAAATTCCCGCTGATGAATTATTCTCTAGGGACTCTTTGAAGAAGGTCAGGGATATAAGGAATAAGACTAGGAACAAATCTTACGTTGAGAGAGCTCTAAAGAAGCCCTGGAACTTCTTGGTAGGTTCCCTTCCAGTTGGCCTTGATTTCCCGACGAGGATAGTAGCTGAGATCGTTGATGCGCCAAGACTTTCCCCTTCTGAGATTAAAAAGAGGGCAGAGTACTACTTGGGGGAAGGGGCCGATATAATAGACCTTGGGATGATATCGGGCGAGACGAACTTAGAGTTCATTGAAACAATTCCTGAGCTAAAGGAAATGATCGATGCTCCAATTTCCTTGGATTCTCTAAACACGAAAGAGTTAGAAAGGGGACTTGAATTCGTTGACATGGTCTTAAGCGTTGATTGGGGGAACGTCGAGGAATTGATAACGGATAAACCAGTTGTCTTAATACCAACTGACATGAAGCGGGGAAAATTCTATTCGAATCCCCAAGAGAGGGTTGAATCGTTGGAAAAATTGAAAGAATTGGCAACGTCCCTGGGATACAAAAGGATAATAGTCGATCCAATACTTGAGCATTATCCAAACTTCTCAAGGTCCCTAGTTGCGTTTTACCTTTACAGGTCAAGGAACGAGAGAGACGTTATGTTGGCGGGCGTTGGTAACGTAACCGAGATGATGGACGCCGATAGCCCAGGAATAAATGCCCTCCTAGCGAGTATCTCTAGTGAGCTCAAGCTGTCCCTACTGTTAACGACCGAGGTCAGTAGGAAGTGCGTGGGCTCGATAAGGGAACTTAGAAGGGGAATAGATATGACGTTGCTTGGCGGGGTTAAAGATGTTGGTCTTGATTTGCTAATCCTTAAGGAGAAGAGGCCGAAGAGCGTTAAATTCGAGGTCTCGAGGAACTTGATTAAGGCGAGGAGAAAGGATGTAAAACTTGAGAAGATATACTTTAGGATATTTACAGATAAAGATGAGATATATGTCAACGCTTACAGGGGCACCGAGTTGGTGATGACAATAGTTGGAAGCGAGCCGAACGAGATAATTGATACAATCCTCGAGATGTTCAACATATCCCCAAGGCATGCCTTTTACCTAGGAAGGGAACTTGAGAAGGCTTTCACCGCTATAAAACTGAGAAAATCCTATGTTCAAGAGGGGGGCCTTTTCACGGATTTCTATTCTCAAAAAAGTTTATAACTATCAAACTCTCTAGGAAGTTGAGGGATGGGAGCATGCAACCTAAGAAGAAAGTTAAGAAGGAGATAGAGGAAGAAGAGGAGCTTTTAGAGGAAATGGAAGAAGATTGGATTGAAGAGGAGGACTGGGAGAGCTGGGAAGAGGAGGAGTGGGAGGAAGAGGATTGGTTTGAAGAGGAGGAAGAATGGGAAGAGGAAGAAGATGAGTGGTGAGCTGAGGGTTAGGCGAGCCTCTTCCTGGGAGCTGGATTTAATACTAAAAGAGGCGGAGAAGTACGGCGAGCTCCTTCATGAATTTTTTTGTGTAGTTGAGGGGAAGTACAGGGATGTGTATGCAGTAAACGAAGAAGTTTGGAAAATAATTGAAGACATCAACATGAGGCCCTACTCCTTGGGAACATTCGTGGGGACGATAAGGGTCGATGAGAATCTGGTTGAAAAGTTCTATCCGAACTTGGAATTCTTTAGCTTGATAAAGCTCGAGAAGAACTACGTTATCCTGGGCCCGAAGGCATCCTTCCTCTTTACAACGGGCAAAGATGCGCCCAAGGAGGCCGTGAGGGAAATAAAGTGGCAGGGGAGTAAAAGGGTCGTCGTCTTAAACGACCTAGGCGATATCATAGGCATAGGCCTTATAAATCCGAAGAGCGATAGAAGATTTATAAAAAATTTAAAGGATGTTGGGGAGTTTTTAAGGCGTTAGTGCTTGTTTTCTTGCCTAACTGGATAGGGAACGAACTCGACGGTGCCCCTCTGCCTGACTGGCTGCTTGTACAGTTCCATAAGAGCGTAAACCTCTTCCGGAACATCGGTTGAGACGTTTAGGCCAAGCTTCCTAGCTTCTTCAACGGTTATTGGGTAGTCATGAGTCCATCTCCCCTCGGTTAAAATCTTGGCTAGCTCCTTGGCCTTCTCATCTCCGTACTTGTCTTTGAGTAGATCATATATGAAGTCCCTAACCTGCTTTATCGCCTTTTCAGCGACATCAGCTAAGATTAGCGTTTGATCATCGACTTTGTCGGGCCCTTTCCTTTCTACGGCCCTGATAATGCTAGGAGCCGGATACTGGCCTAGCTGAGGGTCAACCGGCCCAAGAACTGCGTGTGGGTCCATTATTATCTTGTCGGCGGCCAAAGCTATAAGCGTCCCACCGCTCATCGCGTAGTGAGGAACTATAACCCTGGTCTCCGCAGGATGATCTTTCAGGGCTTTAGCTATTTGGGTAGCCGCCAACACTAGGCCCCCAGGAGTATGGATTATTAAATCTATGGGCTTGTCCTTCGGCGCCATCCTTATTGCCCTAAGCACTTCCTCGCTGTCCTCCATGCTTATGAACCTGTAAACTGGTATTCCGAATAACCCTATGCTCTCCTGCCTGTGAATTAATGTTATTACTGTAGAATTCCTCTTTCTAGCTAGTTTTTCTAGTAGCCTTGCCCTTGCAAGTTGTAACTGCCTGTACTGCATTTGGGGCCATAGTAAAATGTATAGGAACAAGAACCACCAGAGTAGGGAGCCAAAGAAACCACTAAGGGGATCCACTTACATCCCTCCTACTTGAGCAACTCGTCTAGGATCTCTTTAGCTTTTCCTATCCCCTCTTTTAATTTGTTAACTTCTTCTTCTAGCTCTTTAACTTTGTTCTCTAGCTCTTCCTTCTTCTTCTCCAATGATTTCACTTTGGTTTCGTATTCGTTCAGCGATCTTTCGAGTTCGCTTACCTTTCTCTCCAGTTCTTCTTCCCTCTTTACCTTTTCTTCGTATTCGCGCAACTTTGCCTCGAGCTCTTCAGCCCTCTTTGCTTTTGCCTCGTACTCCATCAGCTTAACCTCGCTTTCCTTGAGCTTCTTCTCAAGCTCTTTCTTCTCTTGTTCGAGCTTTTCTACTTTTCCCTTTAATTCCTCGATTTCTTTCTTGGCCTTCTCTAAGCTTTCCAACTCCGCAGCTTCGATCTTTGCCTTTACTTCCTCGAACTCCTGCTTGAGCTTCTCGTATTCCTTCAGTAACTTTTCATATTCCTCCCTTGCGACGACTTCCTTTATCCCTCCCTTCTCTATCATCTCTATCGTTTTTATCAACTCATCGAGCTTTCCCTGCTTTATGAGTTCATAGGTTTCCCTGACAAGTTGTCCCGCTCTGCTCTCCCCCTTTAAGTGCTTCCTTATCGTCTGCTCCGTCCTTCCGAGCTCTCTAGCTATCTCGCTAACGGTCATTCCAGCCTTCTCCCTGGCTATCGCTCCAGCCGCTACAGCTAAGCTATCGACCCAGGTCAACCTTTCAGCTGGGTCCTTTATCAGCTCTATAACCTCTGGTCTAAACAGGGTCGCAAACAGGAGTAAGCTCTCCAGCTGGTGTATTTCGCTCCTCGTTATTGGATTTAAAGGAACCTCAATGCTCATAGCTATCACCTCCACGGCTCAAAGCTCTAAGATCTTGCCCCTCTTGAGTACCCTATCTGGATAAACGACTATTCCCTTATCGGTTATCTCGAATGGGTGCCTCCTCATGCTATGACTCGTTCCACGCATCTTCCACACTATCAGAGAACGCTTAAGCTCACCGTCGATTTCATCTAGGTCAAGCCTAATGATACCATCAACGCCGTGCTCTACACCAGGCCCACCGAATCCCCTTTCACCAACGCTTATCTGACTGACGAAGATGCTCGTACATCCGGTTCCGGCTAAGACTCTCTTAAGCTGGAGGATTATACTTCTGGCCAATGCCGGCTTGTTTATGTAAAGGGTAGTCACGGAATCAACTACCACCCTCTTGGCGTTGATGTCCCTAATTGCCTGCCTTAGAACCTCGATGAACTCCCTAATGTCCGTTAAGTCGTGAACTATGTACTTCTCGTACTCCTTGCTCTTCCCTATTCCGGCGGTGAAGGCATCTACCATCGCGAACATTCCTTCCTCTTCGTACTTCCTCACATCCCAACCGAATTGGGCCATATTTTGCCTAACCTGAACTGGGTGTTCTTCTAGAGCAACGTATATTCCTGGTTCTCCCATTTGGAGACCATTCCACAAGAACTGCTGGCTGAATATCGTTTTTCCTGTTCCTGGTCCTCCGCTCAGGAGAACAACGTTTCTCTCGGGTATTCCACCGTGGAGTATATCATCCATGCCAGGAATTCCGGTTTTAATTCTCCTGGTCATCTTCATCCCTCCCCTTCATCCTGAATAGTTTTACTAACTTCATGATACTATAATGTCTCCATGTATTTAAGGGTTTCTCAGGCAAACAAATTAATGGCATTATACTTGATCATAATAACGAGGCTGGTTGAAGATGGAGAGGATAATAGCTAAGCTAGCTTCGGTAGGAGCTGATTTGAGCACTAGGAGTGCCGTTAGAATTGCTCTTTCCATAATAAGTGAGGATGAGGAGTTAACGGATCAAATATACGTTGAAATAAAGAACAAAGCCTATAGGGATGACTTCGCTAAGGTTCCAGTTGAGAAGAGAGCAGTTTTCATTCCGCAATGCTTGAGAAACATTAAGGAATGCGAGGCCGAATTCTCTGAGTATGGTTGGGTCTGCAAGAAGTGTGAAAAGTGCGTGATAGGGGAGATAATAGAATACGGTGAATCCCTTGGATACAGGCAATTCTACATAGTTCCTGGGGGGAGTTTGGTTAAGAAAATACTAAAGGAAAAAGTCCCAAAGGGAGAGATACAAGGAGCGATAGGAATAGCCTGTTGGCCGGAGTTGGCTGAGACGGCTGAGAAGCTCTCCATGCTAAAGATACCAATGCTAGGGGTCCCATTGCTTAGGGTTGGATGCATAAACACTATCGTCGACGTTGAAAGAGTTAAGGAGGTACTTAAGCTAGGCCTTTAACTTTCCCTTCCTCCAACCTTCAATGCAAGACCCAGGAATATCGTAGTCCAACTCAAAAGAGATATTAGCGAGAACTTAACTTCAGCTCCACCACTAATCAAATGCGATGCACTAACTGTTGGAATTAGCAGGCTAATCTCCTTCAACTTTCCTGGGGGAATTTCTCTGGATAATAAAATAGGAGGTTAGAAAGCCTTATGACAGTTAACAGTTCCTTAAATGCTACTAATTACTATACCTTGAGGAATTTCAAGTCCAGCCAACCCTAAAGGACTAGCAAAAGGAAAGGTAAGACCGGTAAACATGTCAAAATACTTTTATTCCATCCAGCTTATAATTTGAAGGTGGTTTCATGGGTCTAGAGGAGCTCTATAAGTACCTTAGATGGAGGATGGATCCAGAGGACAAGAGGGCAGTTGAGAGGTTCCACAGGATAGTTGAAGTGTTTGAGAAATTGAAGGATTCCAAGTTAATAAGTGGCTCTAGGGTTCTCGACATCTGTGCTGGAACTGGAATAGCCGGCGTCGCCTTAGCTAAGGTTCTAAATGCAAAGAAGCTTACGGTCTTAGATGTGAGGAGGGAGGATTTGGATAAGGTTGAGAAGTGGATGGAAGTAGCTGGAATAGATGTTGAAGTAGAGAAGATCGTTGGAGACGCTAAGAAGGTTGGAGAGCTAGTGGAAGAGCACGATGTTGCAGTTCTTTTCGGACTAACGATGCCACACTTTAATGCCTTTGATGCCGTCAAGCTCTTTGCAGGCGTTGCCTCAATACTTAGCGAGAATGGCGTATTCATTCTTGAAGAAACCGACAGAGTTTATGGTATAATGTACTTAGTTGGATACAAGGACTTCCTCGTTGAGACCAAAGGTAAGGATTACACGTTGATCTCGGTGCACGAGGGTTATGATCCTGTTAAGGGAGTTTTCAAAAGGACGTACTATAAGTTGCCAGGCTTTGAAAAGGTTAGCGAGGAGGAGCATAGGCTTTGGGATCTAGCTTCTCAATTGGCACTTGGAAGCAT belongs to Pyrococcus abyssi GE5 and includes:
- a CDS encoding DHH family phosphoesterase — protein: MRVLVLGGGVLGRAIAEALMGEFDVTVVEKDSIRAQTLAESGLQVVQGDFSYTATLLKAHIEKADLIIITTSDIQTIAKTLHVIKSNNKNASTLVILPEDKSIEDIESILKEEYEMEVKVDYIINPRTAIIKAVVETVEKIGEKKNAFKLLQKLNEIKERTDSLLIVMHDNPDPDSMASASALAVIAQSVGLRPQIVYGGDITHHQNRAMVNVLGMEFKKVLRGSYEIKRYDAIAIVDAQPNGNITILDDDDLKRVEIIVDHHQILQNLREKLSPNCFVDIRTDVNATSSIMVEYLKALEIPITDTLATALFYGMYIDTKKFSKLSRVDISAIEFLTGKVNYELLDKIEFPDISTETAEILARAILNRKMYKNVIISNVGFIANRDAIAEAADFLLRLEGITTVLVFGIVDDRIEISARTRDVRVNIGKVMKEAFGEIGSGGGHAQMGGARIPLGIFKLAKDKTSLLRLVEEAITEKFLEALGMKEVT
- a CDS encoding dihydropteroate synthase-like protein: MKILLVTGRLAEPLVRKYGKGCDVFVAPVTVAAFLTPRMIADFLEKAGVKGYDMILIPGLVRGSTEVIEERIGIPTFKGPRNAVDLPVVLKAIKQGFKLSKEIPADELFSRDSLKKVRDIRNKTRNKSYVERALKKPWNFLVGSLPVGLDFPTRIVAEIVDAPRLSPSEIKKRAEYYLGEGADIIDLGMISGETNLEFIETIPELKEMIDAPISLDSLNTKELERGLEFVDMVLSVDWGNVEELITDKPVVLIPTDMKRGKFYSNPQERVESLEKLKELATSLGYKRIIVDPILEHYPNFSRSLVAFYLYRSRNERDVMLAGVGNVTEMMDADSPGINALLASISSELKLSLLLTTEVSRKCVGSIRELRRGIDMTLLGGVKDVGLDLLILKEKRPKSVKFEVSRNLIKARRKDVKLEKIYFRIFTDKDEIYVNAYRGTELVMTIVGSEPNEIIDTILEMFNISPRHAFYLGRELEKAFTAIKLRKSYVQEGGLFTDFYSQKSL
- a CDS encoding PUA domain-containing protein, yielding MSGELRVRRASSWELDLILKEAEKYGELLHEFFCVVEGKYRDVYAVNEEVWKIIEDINMRPYSLGTFVGTIRVDENLVEKFYPNLEFFSLIKLEKNYVILGPKASFLFTTGKDAPKEAVREIKWQGSKRVVVLNDLGDIIGIGLINPKSDRRFIKNLKDVGEFLRR
- a CDS encoding SDH family Clp fold serine proteinase, with translation MDPLSGFFGSLLWWFLFLYILLWPQMQYRQLQLARARLLEKLARKRNSTVITLIHRQESIGLFGIPVYRFISMEDSEEVLRAIRMAPKDKPIDLIIHTPGGLVLAATQIAKALKDHPAETRVIVPHYAMSGGTLIALAADKIIMDPHAVLGPVDPQLGQYPAPSIIRAVERKGPDKVDDQTLILADVAEKAIKQVRDFIYDLLKDKYGDEKAKELAKILTEGRWTHDYPITVEEARKLGLNVSTDVPEEVYALMELYKQPVRQRGTVEFVPYPVRQENKH
- a CDS encoding transcriptional regulator; this translates as MSIEVPLNPITRSEIHQLESLLLFATLFRPEVIELIKDPAERLTWVDSLAVAAGAIAREKAGMTVSEIARELGRTEQTIRKHLKGESRAGQLVRETYELIKQGKLDELIKTIEMIEKGGIKEVVAREEYEKLLKEYEKLKQEFEEVKAKIEAAELESLEKAKKEIEELKGKVEKLEQEKKELEKKLKESEVKLMEYEAKAKRAEELEAKLREYEEKVKREEELERKVSELERSLNEYETKVKSLEKKKEELENKVKELEEEVNKLKEGIGKAKEILDELLK
- a CDS encoding KaiC domain-containing protein gives rise to the protein MTRRIKTGIPGMDDILHGGIPERNVVLLSGGPGTGKTIFSQQFLWNGLQMGEPGIYVALEEHPVQVRQNMAQFGWDVRKYEEEGMFAMVDAFTAGIGKSKEYEKYIVHDLTDIREFIEVLRQAIRDINAKRVVVDSVTTLYINKPALARSIILQLKRVLAGTGCTSIFVSQISVGERGFGGPGVEHGVDGIIRLDLDEIDGELKRSLIVWKMRGTSHSMRRHPFEITDKGIVVYPDRVLKRGKILEL
- a CDS encoding DUF116 domain-containing protein, whose protein sequence is MERIIAKLASVGADLSTRSAVRIALSIISEDEELTDQIYVEIKNKAYRDDFAKVPVEKRAVFIPQCLRNIKECEAEFSEYGWVCKKCEKCVIGEIIEYGESLGYRQFYIVPGGSLVKKILKEKVPKGEIQGAIGIACWPELAETAEKLSMLKIPMLGVPLLRVGCINTIVDVERVKEVLKLGL
- a CDS encoding class I SAM-dependent methyltransferase; protein product: MGLEELYKYLRWRMDPEDKRAVERFHRIVEVFEKLKDSKLISGSRVLDICAGTGIAGVALAKVLNAKKLTVLDVRREDLDKVEKWMEVAGIDVEVEKIVGDAKKVGELVEEHDVAVLFGLTMPHFNAFDAVKLFAGVASILSENGVFILEETDRVYGIMYLVGYKDFLVETKGKDYTLISVHEGYDPVKGVFKRTYYKLPGFEKVSEEEHRLWDLASQLALGSIFFKDYKLISKSEHGVEGVSHLVYLRIPRKDVAETIYTAFLDKD